A stretch of the Panicum virgatum strain AP13 chromosome 9N, P.virgatum_v5, whole genome shotgun sequence genome encodes the following:
- the LOC120688481 gene encoding branched-chain amino acid aminotransferase 2, chloroplastic-like: MELGLASLVALPLPPAPPLAGELTRHSLSPWLKIQNHTYSTPSLSYKVPSVTECHASLSTNYMETSEVVDLDWENLGFGLVETDFMYVAKCGPDGNFSKGEVLPFGPIAVSPSAGVLNYGQGLFEGLKAYRKTDGSILLFRPEENATRMITGAERMCMPAPTVEQFVDAVKQTVLANKRWVPPTGKGSLYIRPLLMGSGAVLGLAPAPEYTFIIFVSPVGNYFKEGLSPIHLIVEDKFHRASPGGTGGVKTIGNYASVLKAQRIAKGKGYSDVLYLDAVHDKYLEEVSSCNIFVVKDNVISTPAIKGTILPGITRKSIIEVAQSKGFKVEERLVSVDELLNADEIFCTGTAVVVSPVGSITYLGKRVEYGNQGVGVISQKLYKSLTSLQMGLVEDCMGWTVQLNQ; encoded by the exons ATGGAGCTAGGCCTCGCCTCCCTCGTCGCCCTCCCGCtcccgcccgctccgccgctcgcaggaGAGCTCACGCGGCACTCGCTCTCGCCGTGGCTTAAG ATCCAGAACCACACTTATTCAACCCCAAGTCTCTCTTACAAGGTTCCTAGTGTGACAGAATGTCATGCTTCTTTATCAACTAACTACAT GGAAACATCTGAGGTGGTTGATTTGGACTGGGAAAACCTTGGCTTTGGCCTTGTCGAGACTGATTTTATGTATGTTGCAAAATGTGGGCCTGATGGAAACTTTTCCAAAGGTGAAGTCCTACCATTTGGACCTATAGCAGTGAGCCCATCTGCTGGAGTCTTAAATTATGGACAG GGATTGTTTGAAGGCCTAAAAGCATATAGGAAAACTGATGGGTCCATCCTGTTATTTCGTCCGGAAGAGAATGCCACAAGGATGATAACTGGTGCAGAGCGGATGTGCATGCCTGCTCCAACTGTTGAGCAATTCGTTGATGCTGTAAAACAAACTGTTTTGGCAAATAAAAGATGG GTGCCTCCTACTGGTAAAGGTTCTTTGTATATTAGGCCACTACTTATGGGAAGCGGGGCTGTTCTTGGTCTTGCACCTGCTCCTGAGTACACCTTTATAATTTTTGTGTCCCCTGTTGGCAATTATTTCAAG GAAGGTCTGTCTCCAATTCATTTGATTGTTGAAGACAAATTTCACCGTGCCAGCCCTGGTGGAACTGGAGGCGTGAAAACCATCGGAAACTATGCCTCG GTATTGAAAGCTCAAAGGATTGCAAAGGGCAAAGGATATTCTGATGTCCTTTATTTGGACGCTGTTCATGAcaaatatcttgaagaagtcTCTTCATGCAATATTTTTGTTGTGAAA GACAATGTTATTTCTACGCCTGCAATTAAAGGAACAATATTGCCTGGAATAACAAGGAAAAGTATAATTGAAGTTGCTCAGAGCAAAGGCTTCAAG GTTGAGGAGCGCCTAGTGTCAGTAGATGAGTTGCTTAATGCTGATGAAATTTTCTGCACGGGAACTGCTGTTGTGGTGTCACCTGTGGGGAGCATTACATATCTGGGGAAAAG GGTAGAATATGGCAACCAAGGAGTCGGTGTCATATCTCAAAAGCTATACAAGTCACTTACAAGCCTCCAGATGGGTCTTGTGGAGGATTGTATGGGTTGGACCGTGCAACTGAATCAGTAG
- the LOC120688482 gene encoding 40S ribosomal protein S19-like, giving the protein MATSTARTVKDVNPHEFVKAYSAHLKRSGKMELPEWVDIVKTARFKELPPYDLDWYYTRAASIARKIYLRQGIGVGGFQKIYGGRQRNGSCPPHFCKSSGAISRNILQQLQKMGIIDVDPKGGRLITSQGRRDLDQVAGRVAVEA; this is encoded by the exons ATGGCGACTTCGACGGCGAGGACGGTGAAGGATGTCAACCCGCACGAGTTCGTCAAGGCCTACTCCGCGCACCTCAAGCGCTCCGGCAAG ATGGAGCTTCCTGAGTGGGTTGACATTGTGAAGACTGCGAGGTTCAAGGAGCTCCCTCCTTATGACCTTGACTGGTACTACACCAGGGCTG CCTCGATTGCAAGGAAGATCTACCTGAGGCAAGGCATTGGTGTGGGTGGATTCCAGAAAATCTACGGTGGCCGCCAGAGGAATGGTTCCTGTCCGCCGCACTTCTGCAAGAGCAGCGGTGCCATTTCACGCAACATCCTGCAGCAGTTGCAGAAAATGGGCATCATTGATGTTGATCCCAAGGG TGGACGGCTCATTACTTCCCAGGGAAGGCGTGATCTGGACCAAGTGGCTGGGAGGGTTGCTGTTGAAGCTTGA
- the LOC120688480 gene encoding protein PAIR1-like isoform X1, giving the protein MVRRGSDGWGAPTAARELGREEWPGRAGLYNNQINRCLPLPTTPPYKTKQARKRAAERIQICSASPAITAAMKLKINKACDLGSISVLPPRCGEIPRLISWDPSHRGCFCCSHMCLLLVPATPVSAPFSRTGGSGGTGGVGASGSSAAPLSGSQQQRSQPLSQQSFSQSQLSQGSLDENLLSLHLASPARDQRVGLHDDSSKKMPSLPVNSASCVREETQLQLAKIPSNSVHRWNPSPPDSRCQIPNEDVERKFQHLASSVHKMGMVLDSVQNDVMQLNRAMKEASLDSGSIQQKVVVLDNSLQKILKGQDDLKALVESSIKSIADQLSVLNSHSSKLDEISSTLSVWPKQIEIDLRQLQSDIFRIFTKEMEGIVRAIRSLNNRPATIQIPTDQSCTTNVRPPMHQLPIANERLKVNQTPVATMVNQTPVANGRHLVSQTPTANGKTLMNQTSVGDGRSLMSQVPAANGKSLMSQIPAPNGRPVMSQRPGANGRSQMNQIHTGSGKSHTNKIPAPEVNPAPLACPAKMAYPHLKVEEEGKMKALPQKLTGSRSMVTPKQEEVPSTMVTRTAAAKKAAAAMIIIDSDDDSEGRGSCVILKSSGSGDKECHLMKEATEESQQILRRARKRRRREMQAIVPAA; this is encoded by the exons ATGGTACGACGGGGTTCGGATGGATGGGGGGCTCCGACCGCCGCCCGCGAGTTGGGCCGAGAAGAGTGGCCGGGCCGAGCCGGCCTCTATAATAATCAAATCAATCGGTGCCTGCCTCTGCCTACTACTCCTCCCTACAAAACAAAGCAAGCAAGGAAGAGGGCCGCAGAGAGAATTCAAATTTGCAGCGCCTCGCCGGCCATCACCGCGGCCATGAAGCTTAAGATCAACAAGGCGTGCGACCTCGGCTCCATCTCCGTCCTCCCTCCCCGGTGCGGTGAAATCCCCCGCCTAATTTCCTGGGATCCCTCTCACCGCGGCTGCTTCTGTTGTTCTCACATGTGCTTGCTCCTGGTCCCTGCTACCCCTGTTTCTGCGCCTTTCAGTAGGACCGGAGGGAgcggcggcaccggcggggTGGGCGCTTCCGgttcctccgccgcgcccctgTCGGGGTCGCAGCAGCAGCGCTCGCAGCCGCTGTCCCAGCAGTCCTTCTCACAGTCGCAGCTCTCCCAGGGCTCCCTCGACGAGAACCTCCTCAGCCTCCACCTCGCTTCGCCCGCGCGCGATCAG AGAGTCGGGTTACATGATGACTCATCAAAGAAGATGCCTTCCTTGCCTGTTAACTCGGCTTCTTGTGTGCGAGAAGAAACTCAGTTGCAACTGGCAAAAATACCAAGCAACTCTGTCCACCGGTGGAACCCTTCTCCTCCCGACAGTAGAT GTCAGATTCCCAATGAAGATGTTGAACGCAAATTTCAGCATCTGGCAAGTTCAGTGCATAAGATGGGGATGGTACTCGATTCAGTGCAAAATGATGTTATGCAGTTAAACAGAGCCATGAAGGAAGCGTCACTAGACT CTGGCAGCATACAGCAGAAGGTTGTTGTCCTGGACAATTCACTGCAGAAAATT CTTAAGGGACAAGATGATCTGAAAGCACTTGTTGAGAGCAGCATCAAAAGCATTGCTGATCAGCTGAGCGTTCTGAACTCCCACTCCAGCAAACTGGACGAGATATCCTCAACCCTTTCGGTCTGGCCGAAACAAATAGAGATAGATTTAAGGCAACTTCAGAGTGACATCTTCAGAATTTTTACAAAAGAGATGGAG GGGATTGTTAGAGCTATCAGATCTCTCAACAATAGGCCTGCTACAATCCAAATACCAACA GACCAGAGCTGCACGACCAACGTAAGGCCACCGATGCACCAACTACCCATAGCAAATGAAAGACTCAAGGTGAACCAAACACCAGTAGCAACCATGGTGAACCAAACACCAGTAGCAAATGGAAGACACCTGGTGAGCCAAACACCAACAGCAAATGGGAAAACTCTGATGAACCAAACATCAGTAGGAGATGGAAGATCCCTGATGAGTCAAGTACCAGCAGCAAACGGGAAATCTCTGATGAGCCAAATACCAGCACCAAATGGAAGGCCTGTGATGAGCCAGAGACCAGGAGCAAACGGAAGGTCCCAGATGAACCAAATACATACCGGAAGTGGAAAGTCCCATACAAACAAAATTCCAGCACCAGAAGT GAATCCTGCACCTTTGGCTTGCCCTGCAAAGATGGCATATCCGCATCTGAAGGTAGAAGAAGAGGGAAAGATGAAAGCGCTTCCTCAAAAGTTGACTGGTTCTAGAAGCATGGTGACACCTAAACAGGAAGAGGTGCCAAGTACAATGGTCACCCGGACTGCGGCAGCTAAGAAG GCAGCAGCGGCCATGATAATCATTGACTCTGATGATGACAGCGAAGGTCGTGGCTCCTGCGTGATTCTCAAGTCCTCGGGATCAG GTGACAAGGAGTGCCACCTGATGAAGGAAGCCACGGAAGAGAGCCAGCAGATTCTGCGGAGGGCCAGGAAGCGGCGGAGGAGAGAAATGCAGGCCATTGTGCCTGCCGCCTAA
- the LOC120688480 gene encoding protein PAIR1-like isoform X2 yields the protein MVRRGSDGWGAPTAARELGREEWPGRAGLYNNQINRCLPLPTTPPYKTKQARKRAAERIQICSASPAITAAMKLKINKACDLGSISVLPPRRTGGSGGTGGVGASGSSAAPLSGSQQQRSQPLSQQSFSQSQLSQGSLDENLLSLHLASPARDQRVGLHDDSSKKMPSLPVNSASCVREETQLQLAKIPSNSVHRWNPSPPDSRCQIPNEDVERKFQHLASSVHKMGMVLDSVQNDVMQLNRAMKEASLDSGSIQQKVVVLDNSLQKILKGQDDLKALVESSIKSIADQLSVLNSHSSKLDEISSTLSVWPKQIEIDLRQLQSDIFRIFTKEMEGIVRAIRSLNNRPATIQIPTDQSCTTNVRPPMHQLPIANERLKVNQTPVATMVNQTPVANGRHLVSQTPTANGKTLMNQTSVGDGRSLMSQVPAANGKSLMSQIPAPNGRPVMSQRPGANGRSQMNQIHTGSGKSHTNKIPAPEVNPAPLACPAKMAYPHLKVEEEGKMKALPQKLTGSRSMVTPKQEEVPSTMVTRTAAAKKAAAAMIIIDSDDDSEGRGSCVILKSSGSGDKECHLMKEATEESQQILRRARKRRRREMQAIVPAA from the exons ATGGTACGACGGGGTTCGGATGGATGGGGGGCTCCGACCGCCGCCCGCGAGTTGGGCCGAGAAGAGTGGCCGGGCCGAGCCGGCCTCTATAATAATCAAATCAATCGGTGCCTGCCTCTGCCTACTACTCCTCCCTACAAAACAAAGCAAGCAAGGAAGAGGGCCGCAGAGAGAATTCAAATTTGCAGCGCCTCGCCGGCCATCACCGCGGCCATGAAGCTTAAGATCAACAAGGCGTGCGACCTCGGCTCCATCTCCGTCCTCCCTCCCCG TAGGACCGGAGGGAgcggcggcaccggcggggTGGGCGCTTCCGgttcctccgccgcgcccctgTCGGGGTCGCAGCAGCAGCGCTCGCAGCCGCTGTCCCAGCAGTCCTTCTCACAGTCGCAGCTCTCCCAGGGCTCCCTCGACGAGAACCTCCTCAGCCTCCACCTCGCTTCGCCCGCGCGCGATCAG AGAGTCGGGTTACATGATGACTCATCAAAGAAGATGCCTTCCTTGCCTGTTAACTCGGCTTCTTGTGTGCGAGAAGAAACTCAGTTGCAACTGGCAAAAATACCAAGCAACTCTGTCCACCGGTGGAACCCTTCTCCTCCCGACAGTAGAT GTCAGATTCCCAATGAAGATGTTGAACGCAAATTTCAGCATCTGGCAAGTTCAGTGCATAAGATGGGGATGGTACTCGATTCAGTGCAAAATGATGTTATGCAGTTAAACAGAGCCATGAAGGAAGCGTCACTAGACT CTGGCAGCATACAGCAGAAGGTTGTTGTCCTGGACAATTCACTGCAGAAAATT CTTAAGGGACAAGATGATCTGAAAGCACTTGTTGAGAGCAGCATCAAAAGCATTGCTGATCAGCTGAGCGTTCTGAACTCCCACTCCAGCAAACTGGACGAGATATCCTCAACCCTTTCGGTCTGGCCGAAACAAATAGAGATAGATTTAAGGCAACTTCAGAGTGACATCTTCAGAATTTTTACAAAAGAGATGGAG GGGATTGTTAGAGCTATCAGATCTCTCAACAATAGGCCTGCTACAATCCAAATACCAACA GACCAGAGCTGCACGACCAACGTAAGGCCACCGATGCACCAACTACCCATAGCAAATGAAAGACTCAAGGTGAACCAAACACCAGTAGCAACCATGGTGAACCAAACACCAGTAGCAAATGGAAGACACCTGGTGAGCCAAACACCAACAGCAAATGGGAAAACTCTGATGAACCAAACATCAGTAGGAGATGGAAGATCCCTGATGAGTCAAGTACCAGCAGCAAACGGGAAATCTCTGATGAGCCAAATACCAGCACCAAATGGAAGGCCTGTGATGAGCCAGAGACCAGGAGCAAACGGAAGGTCCCAGATGAACCAAATACATACCGGAAGTGGAAAGTCCCATACAAACAAAATTCCAGCACCAGAAGT GAATCCTGCACCTTTGGCTTGCCCTGCAAAGATGGCATATCCGCATCTGAAGGTAGAAGAAGAGGGAAAGATGAAAGCGCTTCCTCAAAAGTTGACTGGTTCTAGAAGCATGGTGACACCTAAACAGGAAGAGGTGCCAAGTACAATGGTCACCCGGACTGCGGCAGCTAAGAAG GCAGCAGCGGCCATGATAATCATTGACTCTGATGATGACAGCGAAGGTCGTGGCTCCTGCGTGATTCTCAAGTCCTCGGGATCAG GTGACAAGGAGTGCCACCTGATGAAGGAAGCCACGGAAGAGAGCCAGCAGATTCTGCGGAGGGCCAGGAAGCGGCGGAGGAGAGAAATGCAGGCCATTGTGCCTGCCGCCTAA